A genomic window from Manduca sexta isolate Smith_Timp_Sample1 chromosome 5, JHU_Msex_v1.0, whole genome shotgun sequence includes:
- the LOC119190759 gene encoding doublesex- and mab-3-related transcription factor A2-like, with the protein MPDEGLSFPKVQKRARITEVCSTSPSPSAEQSQEVKTPTTTPPLTTPPPQSPSDHELNVEEEPEESETSLTPENLSMKEARNEELPVKKEEEKWENNDYKYKMFRRKEMAEPVPEESHYQNQKSPVDVLIKVFPRRSRQEIEAILARCKGDVVAAMEMMINGPETPYQESPPYLQNYQSKSAFSPLSNQSFKFSPSRRFLTPPYSGTGYLPTVIRPPPEYLSSFMPPSELMYGRQLQVQSPGTSPTSDNTNNEGFSD; encoded by the coding sequence TTCAAAAGCGCGCTCGCATCACAGAAGTATGCTCGACCAGCCCGTCACCATCAGCAGAGCAATCCCAAGAAGTCAAAACTCCCACCACAACCCCGCCTCTAACCACACCACCCCCACAATCCCCATCAGACCACGAGCTGAATGTCGAAGAGGAACCTGAGGAGTCAGAAACTTCACTTACTCCAGAAAACCTGTCTATGAAGGAGGCCAGAAACGAAGAACTTCCCGTGAAAAAAGAAGAAGAGAAATGGGAGAACAAtgactataaatacaaaatgttcagGCGTAAAGAAATGGCCGAACCGGTGCCAGAAGAAAGCCATTACCAGAACCAGAAATCCCCTGTCGATGTCTTGATCAAAGTCTTTCCTAGACGCAGTCGGCAGGAGATAGAAGCTATTCTTGCCAGGTGCAAGGGCGATGTCGTAGCTGCCATGGAAATGATGATCAATGGCCCAGAAACACCTTATCAGGAGTCTCCACCATACCTTCAGAATTACCAATCGAAATCCGCCTTTTCTCCCCTGTCAAACCAAAGCTTCAAGTTTTCTCCATCTAGAAGATTCCTCACTCCTCCTTACAGTGGGACAGGGTACCTTCCAACCGTGATACGGCCGCCTCCAGAGTACCTTTCCTCGTTCATGCCACCATCGGAGCTGATGTATGGGCGACAGCTTCAAGTGCAGTCCCCTGGCACTTCTCCCACGTCAGATAATACTAATAACGAAGGATTTTCCGATTAG